A genomic window from Scomber scombrus chromosome 18, fScoSco1.1, whole genome shotgun sequence includes:
- the LOC133999600 gene encoding C-reactive protein-like yields MGFLCVLFLAAVPTALADTLSDTIKTLVFPSETNSDYVELTPLKPLNLRAFSLCMRVATELTGQREIILFAYRTPHADELNLWCERDGRLSLYLSSSSEAASFSVPQLGALETHLCFTWNSSTGATALFMNGKKSLTKIYKQGHTVRPDGKVVIGQDLDSYLGEYEAKQSFVGEISDVNLWDSVLSDSTIKYLSSGIRISGGNVLDWGSIEFKSSFGAKILNREL; encoded by the exons ATGGGATTTTTATGCGTTCTTTTTCTCGCTGCCGTCCCCACGGCGTTGGCAGATACTT TGAGTGATACCATTAAGACCTTGGTATTCCCCAGTGAGACAAATAGCGATTATGTTGAGTTGACCCCTCTTAAACCTCTGAACCTGAGGGCGTTCAGTCTGTGCATGCGTGTTGCCACAGAGCTCACTGGACAGCGTGAGATCATCCTCTTTGCCTATCGGACTCCACACGCTGATGAACTGAATTTGTGGTGTGAACGGGACGGCAG attgTCCTTGTACCTGAGTTCATCATCAGAAGCTGCTAGCTTCAGCGTCCCTCAGCTTGGTGCCCTTGAGACCCACCTGTGTTTCACCTGGAATTCCAGTACAGGTGCTACTGCCCTCTTCATGAATGGGAAGAAAAGCCTGACTAAAATCTACAAGCAGGGTCACACAGTGCGTCCTGATGGCAAGGTTGTCATCGGACAAGATCTGGACAGTTACTTAGGTGAATATGAGGCTAAACAGAGTTTTGTTGGTGAGATCAGTGATGTCAATTTGTGGGACTCTGTCCTCTCAGACAGCACCATCAAATACTTGTCCTCTGGGATCAGAATATCAGGAGGAAACGTTTTAGACTGGGGAAGTATAGAGTTTAAATCCAGTTTTGGGGCAAAGATTTTAAATCGTGAACTGTAG